One window of Polynucleobacter sp. HIN5 genomic DNA carries:
- a CDS encoding M23 family metallopeptidase, with product MLSQSNQNTKSNPANKKVTAPQKGIQVNQRAQSKTVNSGSGLQSKSAAEQNQQLTDPGTEEYSQFDALPDFQVQRGCLTRGFRESNLPSRIGINDPEFLEYFKNQTGRFFDSASGPCIPYVVAFGKRGRFESLSIMNGPSRNEKSQILTFTASGFGGFLVQEENLASQMQFWTELFIPLQEVLYDPQRLGDKLPVELAWELNSIVKQLYPDDSASLENSPKQVRVIVDFGNRDRWAQIWAVEILNLATNQVLADAFWLDRDDIPGSFFTANGDSIERSFWTNPLSYRRISRGVGQVPIRSKTNPNHPQAQGKDRRYRTHMGIDYAAPTGTPVFSVANGKVAFLGYSGAYGKLIIIDHPGNYRTYYAHLSNYNNELVVGNDIRRGMEIGYVGSTGRSTGPHLHYELRKNGIYVDPYNPKIQLDLWTMRPSDSGSFTKQLLMLGSIPKE from the coding sequence GTGCTGTCTCAATCCAACCAAAATACCAAATCGAATCCGGCGAACAAAAAAGTGACTGCCCCCCAAAAGGGGATTCAGGTCAATCAACGAGCCCAAAGTAAAACAGTTAATAGTGGCTCCGGCTTGCAGAGTAAATCGGCTGCAGAGCAAAACCAACAGCTAACCGATCCCGGTACCGAGGAGTACAGTCAATTCGATGCACTACCTGATTTTCAGGTGCAACGTGGTTGTCTAACTCGAGGCTTTCGAGAAAGCAATCTTCCGAGTCGGATCGGAATCAACGATCCTGAGTTTTTGGAGTATTTCAAGAATCAAACGGGTCGGTTCTTCGACTCCGCAAGTGGTCCATGCATCCCTTATGTTGTTGCTTTCGGAAAAAGGGGTCGCTTTGAGTCACTCAGTATTATGAATGGACCAAGCCGGAATGAGAAATCACAGATTTTGACTTTTACTGCCTCCGGGTTTGGGGGGTTCTTAGTTCAAGAAGAAAACTTAGCATCCCAGATGCAATTCTGGACAGAGCTATTTATTCCATTGCAAGAGGTTCTGTATGACCCCCAACGTTTAGGGGATAAATTACCAGTTGAGCTTGCCTGGGAGCTCAATTCAATCGTAAAGCAACTCTATCCAGATGACTCTGCCTCGTTAGAGAATAGTCCCAAACAAGTGCGTGTCATCGTTGATTTTGGTAATCGGGATCGGTGGGCGCAAATTTGGGCGGTCGAGATTCTGAACCTTGCAACCAATCAAGTACTCGCTGATGCGTTTTGGTTAGATCGTGACGATATTCCGGGATCATTCTTTACTGCCAACGGCGACTCCATTGAGCGTAGCTTTTGGACTAACCCTCTCAGCTATCGACGGATCTCGCGAGGTGTTGGGCAAGTTCCGATTCGTTCAAAAACCAATCCCAATCATCCACAAGCCCAAGGCAAGGATCGACGCTATCGAACCCATATGGGTATTGACTATGCGGCACCTACTGGCACACCGGTATTTAGTGTGGCCAACGGGAAAGTCGCATTTCTAGGATACAGCGGAGCGTACGGCAAACTGATCATCATTGATCATCCAGGCAACTATCGAACCTATTACGCCCACTTGAGTAATTACAATAATGAATTAGTTGTTGGCAATGATATTCGGCGCGGGATGGAGATTGGCTATGTTGGCTCCACTGGTCGTTCCACCGGCCCGCATTTGCATTACGAATTACGAAAAAATGGCATCTATGTCGATCCCTATAACCCAAAAATTCAGCTCGATTTGTGGACCATGCGCCCAAGCGATAGTGGCTCGTTCACCAAACAGCTGTTAATGTTAGGCAGTATCCCCAAAGAATGA
- a CDS encoding mandelate racemase/muconate lactonizing enzyme family protein produces MPIIESVQVASVPVPLDVVTSFATRTVSERHYCIVKVRSKDGHEGVGFCYVGSAAGSIAKVAVEQLLAPKLIGQNSHRSEGLWSEMYAESILQGRSGAVMRGISILDTAIWDLNARSVGLSLHQYLGCVVDDRVPAYASGGYYLEGKTPAKLGKEMEAFVKLGFKAVKMKVGRLSPREEEARVKAARSAVGDDVLLTLDANNAWRDLPTAMEYVRRFEKYNPYWLEEPFSPDAIDLHARLAKNTTITIATGEIEVGRWRFRELVDAGGATILQADAAVCGGISEFRRIAAYADSKGITVCPHWFHDLHAPLVAATPNARFVEFFPDNQVLNFRRLINKQLAFKNGDLILHKTPGLGFEFDEVAVKKYAGKSAWTTIKK; encoded by the coding sequence ATGCCGATTATTGAATCCGTTCAAGTGGCTAGCGTGCCAGTTCCCTTAGATGTTGTGACATCGTTTGCGACTAGGACCGTGAGCGAGCGCCATTACTGCATCGTTAAAGTTCGCAGTAAAGATGGTCATGAGGGGGTTGGTTTCTGTTACGTGGGATCTGCCGCAGGTAGCATCGCCAAAGTGGCCGTTGAGCAATTATTAGCTCCTAAATTGATTGGGCAGAATAGCCATCGCAGCGAAGGTCTGTGGTCTGAGATGTATGCGGAGTCGATTTTGCAGGGCCGTTCAGGTGCTGTCATGCGTGGCATCTCGATTCTGGATACTGCAATTTGGGATCTCAACGCCCGCTCAGTTGGTTTGTCCCTCCATCAATACTTGGGATGCGTGGTAGATGATCGTGTTCCTGCCTATGCCAGCGGTGGTTATTACTTAGAAGGGAAAACTCCAGCCAAATTAGGCAAGGAGATGGAAGCGTTTGTGAAGCTCGGCTTTAAGGCGGTGAAGATGAAGGTTGGTCGCCTATCACCTCGCGAGGAGGAGGCTCGAGTCAAAGCCGCTCGCAGTGCAGTTGGTGATGATGTCCTTTTAACGCTCGATGCGAATAATGCCTGGCGCGATTTGCCAACCGCCATGGAGTATGTACGCCGCTTTGAGAAATACAATCCCTATTGGTTAGAAGAGCCGTTTTCTCCGGATGCGATCGACTTGCATGCCCGCTTAGCAAAAAATACAACAATTACGATCGCCACTGGCGAAATCGAAGTGGGTCGTTGGCGCTTTCGTGAGCTGGTTGATGCTGGTGGCGCAACCATCCTGCAGGCGGATGCGGCAGTATGTGGTGGCATTAGCGAATTCAGACGAATTGCTGCGTATGCTGATTCCAAAGGGATTACGGTTTGCCCGCATTGGTTCCATGATCTGCATGCCCCATTAGTTGCAGCAACACCTAATGCCCGCTTTGTAGAGTTTTTCCCAGATAACCAAGTCTTAAACTTTAGACGTCTCATTAATAAGCAATTGGCATTTAAGAACGGTGATCTGATCTTGCATAAAACACCAGGTTTAGGATTTGAGTTTGATGAGGTGGCGGTCAAAAAATACGCCGGCAAATCCGCTTGGACGACGATCAAAAAATAG
- a CDS encoding TRAP transporter permease → MSQNAIDSATQEKLDALIKQEEGDSNHYKGIFAIFLTLVAVGMSLFHLYAAYSIVPTQVLRTVHVSFVLFLVFLSFPLMARYKNRLMWWDIICALASIAIAYYAISGGDDFGDRNTAPNPTDIVFGSVLILLILEAVRRTNGMILLTVTILFLLYALFGDSLPAPWTHKGYSVDRLVGFMYMTLEGIYGTAVDVSATLIILFTIFGAFLQFTGAGKFFIDFSFAAMGGKSSGVGRTIVLSSFLLGGPSGSGVATTVTVGSVAAPMLNKVGYEKNAAGGLLAAGGLGAIISPPVLGAAAFLIADFLKISYLDVLLMSIIPTILFYLGLFTMVEIDVRKYGMKAMHFEAVESAWSLSKKYWFHFFSLISIVLFMLMGFTPVMSVLWATIISALSSMLRRDTAIVPYDWFMGKQPIFKGLYDSNLTKALASGSTGVLAIAATCAGAGLIVGTVVLTGLGLKFSSIVIQYAGGSLLLTAIFTAFIVWIVGLAVPVTASYIICAVIAAPALINLGVPAFAAHMFIFYYAVLSEVSPPTALSPFAAAAICKGNPYKTTLQSWKYVAPAILVPFMFVLDKSGVSLLLMGSTTALAQANWMEIVWSTLTAIVGIVALAGGLQGWFIEKTNILERTLMIVSGVALAYTSPTADMIGFAGFGLVLILQFFKYFKAKPSA, encoded by the coding sequence ATGAGCCAAAATGCAATCGATAGCGCAACCCAAGAAAAATTAGACGCGCTCATCAAACAAGAAGAGGGCGACTCCAATCATTACAAAGGGATCTTTGCAATCTTTTTGACCTTGGTCGCGGTCGGTATGTCTCTATTTCACCTATATGCCGCCTATTCCATTGTTCCAACCCAAGTTTTGCGCACTGTTCATGTTAGTTTTGTTCTATTTCTAGTTTTCTTAAGCTTCCCCCTCATGGCGCGTTATAAAAATCGCCTAATGTGGTGGGACATTATTTGCGCGCTTGCGTCGATTGCGATTGCGTATTACGCAATTTCTGGCGGGGATGATTTTGGTGATCGCAACACCGCACCCAACCCAACCGATATCGTTTTTGGATCAGTACTTATCTTATTGATTTTGGAGGCCGTTCGCCGAACCAACGGAATGATTTTGCTCACCGTCACTATTTTGTTTTTACTCTACGCATTATTTGGTGACTCATTACCGGCCCCATGGACTCATAAAGGCTATTCGGTTGATCGTTTGGTTGGGTTTATGTATATGACTCTTGAGGGTATCTATGGCACTGCCGTTGATGTATCAGCGACACTCATTATTCTGTTTACGATCTTTGGGGCATTCCTGCAATTTACGGGTGCCGGTAAGTTCTTTATTGACTTCTCGTTTGCCGCCATGGGTGGCAAATCATCTGGAGTAGGACGGACCATTGTTCTATCTTCATTCCTGCTTGGAGGTCCATCTGGCTCTGGTGTAGCCACCACCGTCACCGTTGGTTCTGTCGCGGCTCCCATGCTAAACAAAGTCGGTTACGAGAAAAACGCGGCTGGCGGCCTCTTAGCGGCTGGCGGCTTGGGAGCGATTATTTCCCCACCGGTACTAGGGGCAGCCGCCTTCTTAATCGCTGACTTTTTAAAAATATCGTATCTCGATGTCTTATTAATGTCGATCATTCCGACCATTTTGTTTTATCTCGGACTTTTCACCATGGTGGAAATCGATGTTCGTAAATACGGCATGAAAGCGATGCATTTTGAGGCGGTCGAAAGTGCATGGTCTCTCAGTAAAAAATACTGGTTTCATTTCTTCTCGCTGATCTCAATCGTTCTATTTATGTTGATGGGGTTTACGCCCGTCATGTCTGTGCTGTGGGCAACAATCATTTCTGCATTAAGCAGTATGTTACGTCGAGATACAGCCATCGTTCCGTATGATTGGTTTATGGGTAAACAACCCATCTTTAAAGGACTCTATGACTCTAATTTAACCAAGGCGCTCGCTTCTGGCTCAACCGGTGTTTTAGCCATTGCGGCAACCTGCGCTGGCGCCGGTCTGATTGTGGGCACGGTGGTATTAACGGGTTTAGGCTTAAAGTTCAGCTCGATTGTGATTCAGTATGCGGGCGGGTCTTTATTACTCACCGCTATTTTTACTGCTTTCATTGTTTGGATTGTGGGTCTTGCTGTACCAGTTACTGCCTCCTACATTATTTGTGCTGTGATTGCGGCACCCGCACTTATTAACTTAGGCGTACCCGCATTTGCAGCGCATATGTTTATCTTTTACTACGCAGTGTTATCGGAGGTTTCGCCACCGACCGCCCTATCGCCCTTTGCGGCGGCAGCAATTTGTAAGGGCAATCCATATAAAACAACCTTGCAAAGCTGGAAATACGTAGCGCCTGCAATTTTGGTACCGTTTATGTTCGTGCTCGATAAATCAGGGGTTAGCCTCTTACTCATGGGCTCTACCACTGCTTTGGCCCAAGCGAATTGGATGGAGATTGTTTGGTCTACGCTAACCGCTATTGTCGGAATTGTGGCCCTGGCGGGTGGTCTGCAAGGTTGGTTTATTGAGAAGACGAATATTCTTGAGCGTACCTTGATGATTGTTTCTGGTGTTGCGTTGGCCTATACCTCGCCAACTGCCGATATGATTGGCTTTGCTGGATTTGGTTTAGTACTGATTCTGCAGTTCTTTAAGTACTTTAAAGCTAAGCCCAGCGCCTAG
- a CDS encoding TAXI family TRAP transporter solute-binding subunit: MKLLKLLPLCIALLWGSVQAQNLSVATGGTGGVYYPMGGGLAAVLSKKVPGMSATAEVTGGSVDNLNLIGTGKPYIGFSMADAAKDAQTGQGKFSGKKVDLNTLLVLYPNRMHIVTTEASGIKTMQDLKGKRVSTGSPGSATEVMAFRVIEAAGLDKDKDMKRERLGVAESVNAVKDRKIDAFFWVGGLPTAAVTDLANTPGTKIVMIDHSKEVDAMNKKYGNLYFKDVIPKTTYKGMDKDNNVISVANILVTSSKMSEKEAYDIVKAVFDNKIDLVRSHFEYINVTPEGQKAASTPVPFHPGALKYFKEKNIKVN, from the coding sequence ATGAAATTACTTAAATTGTTGCCACTGTGCATTGCACTGCTTTGGGGCAGCGTTCAAGCACAAAATCTTTCGGTAGCGACTGGCGGCACTGGCGGCGTTTACTACCCTATGGGCGGCGGCTTAGCAGCTGTTCTATCTAAAAAAGTACCCGGCATGTCTGCGACTGCTGAGGTGACTGGCGGCTCGGTAGATAACCTCAACCTGATTGGCACCGGCAAGCCCTATATTGGCTTCTCCATGGCCGATGCCGCTAAAGATGCGCAAACTGGCCAAGGCAAGTTCTCAGGCAAAAAGGTTGACCTCAATACCTTATTGGTTCTCTATCCCAATCGCATGCACATTGTGACCACCGAGGCTTCGGGTATCAAAACGATGCAAGATTTAAAAGGCAAGCGAGTCAGCACTGGAAGTCCTGGTAGCGCCACTGAAGTAATGGCTTTTCGTGTGATTGAGGCTGCTGGTCTTGATAAAGATAAAGACATGAAGCGTGAGCGTCTTGGAGTGGCAGAGTCCGTCAATGCAGTAAAGGACCGCAAGATTGATGCGTTCTTCTGGGTAGGTGGCTTACCAACCGCCGCAGTGACTGATCTAGCGAATACCCCCGGCACCAAGATCGTAATGATCGATCACTCTAAAGAAGTGGATGCTATGAATAAAAAATATGGCAACCTCTACTTTAAAGATGTGATTCCAAAGACCACCTACAAGGGCATGGATAAAGATAATAATGTGATCTCGGTTGCCAATATCTTGGTCACCAGCTCAAAGATGTCTGAAAAAGAAGCTTACGACATTGTGAAGGCTGTATTTGATAACAAGATCGATTTGGTTCGTTCACACTTTGAGTACATTAATGTGACCCCCGAAGGTCAAAAAGCTGCCTCGACACCAGTTCCATTTCATCCTGGTGCTTTGAAGTACTTCAAAGAGAAAAACATTAAAGTAAATTAA
- a CDS encoding dihydrodipicolinate synthase family protein has translation MPVHPSSFSAVLSPVLTPFNADGGPNSKKLLRQCQWLQSHGVGQAVFGTNSEANSMSARQKIMVLEELIDGGLNPNNVMPGTGACSVDDAVVMTRAAVNAGCAGVLMLPPFYYKDVSDDGLFAFYADVIEKIADANLKIYVYNIPPVTKIGLSLSLLERLVKAYPNTVIGMKDSSGDWPYTESVIKALAGSGFRVYAGSEVFLLRTLKAGGVGCISATANVNPKAIAQLAARWQEPGADTLQESLSAVRAIFAQFPMIPGMKAAVAHFSGDPEWLRVRPPLLPLDAEQQNKLVHELQKMNFQMEGL, from the coding sequence ATGCCCGTACATCCCTCAAGTTTTTCTGCCGTTCTATCCCCGGTTCTAACCCCATTTAATGCCGATGGTGGCCCGAATTCCAAAAAACTCCTGCGGCAATGCCAATGGCTGCAAAGTCACGGAGTGGGTCAAGCGGTGTTTGGAACAAACTCCGAGGCAAATTCCATGTCGGCACGCCAAAAGATCATGGTGTTGGAGGAGTTGATTGATGGCGGACTCAATCCAAATAATGTGATGCCCGGTACTGGCGCCTGCTCGGTTGATGATGCAGTAGTCATGACACGAGCCGCGGTAAATGCTGGTTGCGCAGGCGTTTTAATGCTGCCACCGTTTTACTATAAAGATGTTTCCGATGATGGTTTATTTGCGTTTTACGCAGACGTCATTGAAAAGATTGCTGATGCAAATTTAAAGATTTATGTCTATAACATTCCCCCGGTCACCAAAATTGGTCTGAGTCTTTCTCTGTTGGAGCGCTTAGTGAAGGCTTATCCCAACACCGTCATTGGGATGAAAGATAGTTCAGGGGATTGGCCTTATACCGAATCTGTGATTAAAGCGTTGGCGGGTTCAGGATTTCGGGTCTATGCAGGTAGTGAGGTGTTTTTACTGCGCACCTTAAAAGCTGGGGGTGTGGGTTGTATCTCAGCCACTGCCAATGTCAATCCGAAGGCGATTGCCCAGCTTGCGGCGCGCTGGCAAGAACCGGGGGCAGACACCTTACAAGAGTCCCTATCGGCAGTGCGGGCCATTTTTGCCCAGTTCCCGATGATTCCTGGGATGAAGGCAGCAGTCGCGCACTTCAGTGGTGATCCTGAATGGCTCCGGGTGAGACCTCCTCTACTACCCCTCGATGCAGAGCAGCAAAACAAACTGGTTCACGAGCTGCAAAAAATGAACTTCCAGATGGAGGGGCTTTAG
- a CDS encoding 2-hydroxyacid dehydrogenase — translation MIPVNSVLQVGFFPEIMQDEVLRRLTPVMMPDPQGLIPQKDVQAILTRPSYPITTTLLDQLPQVKMIACCGVGYDNLPLDYLKQKGIMASNTPGVLNDAVCELTIGMLFALLRQIPKAHEFVLHKNWSKGAFPFTTSLAGKTIGIVGMGRIGQELATRLMPFKVKIAYHGPHDKHLPYPYISSLIELASMSDVLILCCPGGKETERMIHKEVLDALGPSSYLINVARGSVVNESDLLFALQNQIIAGAALDVFENEPNPDQRFLGLPNVLLTPHIGSATQETRQAMTNLAVDNLDAFFNQRPLPTPIAM, via the coding sequence ATGATTCCAGTCAATAGCGTATTACAAGTGGGATTTTTCCCTGAAATCATGCAAGATGAGGTCTTGCGCCGCCTAACGCCAGTCATGATGCCCGACCCCCAAGGCCTCATTCCACAAAAGGATGTTCAGGCGATTTTGACAAGGCCCAGCTATCCCATCACAACCACTCTTTTAGATCAATTGCCCCAGGTCAAGATGATTGCTTGCTGTGGCGTTGGATATGACAATTTACCGCTCGATTATTTAAAGCAAAAGGGCATCATGGCATCAAACACCCCAGGGGTGCTCAACGATGCAGTATGCGAGCTGACGATCGGTATGTTGTTTGCTCTACTGCGACAGATTCCGAAGGCGCATGAGTTTGTACTTCATAAAAATTGGAGTAAAGGGGCGTTTCCATTTACAACTTCCTTGGCAGGCAAAACAATCGGGATTGTAGGCATGGGAAGAATTGGTCAAGAGCTGGCAACTCGCCTTATGCCTTTTAAGGTAAAGATTGCCTACCATGGTCCGCATGACAAGCACCTGCCTTATCCCTACATTTCCTCATTAATTGAACTAGCAAGCATGAGCGATGTCTTGATTCTATGTTGCCCCGGCGGCAAAGAAACCGAGCGCATGATTCACAAAGAGGTACTCGACGCTTTAGGTCCCTCGTCCTACTTGATTAATGTTGCTCGCGGAAGTGTCGTCAATGAATCGGATCTGCTATTCGCCTTGCAAAACCAAATCATTGCTGGGGCCGCCTTGGATGTATTTGAAAATGAGCCAAATCCTGATCAGCGTTTTCTGGGGCTTCCTAATGTTTTACTGACGCCGCATATTGGCAGTGCCACCCAAGAGACGCGTCAAGCGATGACGAACCTTGCGGTTGATAATCTCGATGCTTTTTTTAATCAACGCCCTCTACCAACCCCTATTGCCATGTAA
- a CDS encoding IlvD/Edd family dehydratase — MSTNNDPKAASKSAPQAGIRKGLTRYGDTEFSLFMRKAFIKAMGFSDSALDRPIIGITNTYSDFNPCHGNVPQMIEAIKRGVMQAGGMPMVFPTISIHESFAFPTSMYLRNLMALDTEEMMRSQPVDAVVLVGGCDKTIPAQLMAAASLDVPVLSIPTGPMLTTLHQGDRLGACTDCRRYWGKFRAGEIDQAEIDEINGKLAPTTGTCMVMGTASTIACMVETAGLSLPGTAAAPAVTAERFRLSELTGRRAVELGKTASEGRFSPRTILSPEALTNALVVLHAIGGSTNALIHFTAIAARLGIKLDLERFDRLGRNIPVLVDLKPSGSHYMEHLYEDGGLMGVLRELKPHLYLDCLTVSGRTLGEEIDAAKVTKARKVIRIASEPIYPVGGLAVLKGNLAPRGAVIKHSAASPNLLKHRGRAVVFKSLEDLALRVDSPDLDVMAEDILVLQNAGPKGAPGMPEAGYLPIPKKLAQAGVKDMVRISDARMSGTAFGTIVLHVTPESAENGPLAIVQDGDMITLDVEKRLLQLELDDAEIARRIAALETPAKRLNIPKTGYRHLYQTTVTQADVGCDFDFMVPAAHGVVPLLKGN; from the coding sequence TTGAGCACTAATAACGATCCTAAAGCTGCATCGAAGAGCGCACCCCAAGCTGGAATTCGCAAGGGCCTCACACGGTATGGCGATACCGAATTTTCTCTATTCATGCGTAAAGCCTTTATTAAGGCAATGGGATTTAGTGATAGCGCCCTTGACCGACCGATCATCGGAATCACGAACACCTATAGTGACTTCAACCCTTGCCATGGCAATGTGCCACAAATGATAGAAGCGATTAAGCGAGGTGTGATGCAAGCAGGAGGGATGCCGATGGTGTTCCCAACGATTTCCATTCATGAGTCGTTTGCATTTCCAACCAGCATGTATTTGCGCAATTTGATGGCGCTTGATACTGAAGAGATGATGCGTTCGCAACCGGTGGATGCCGTGGTACTCGTTGGCGGTTGCGATAAAACAATCCCTGCTCAATTAATGGCCGCTGCCAGTCTTGATGTGCCAGTGTTATCAATTCCAACAGGCCCGATGCTGACCACCTTGCATCAGGGCGATCGTTTAGGGGCTTGCACCGATTGCCGTCGTTATTGGGGAAAGTTTCGGGCTGGGGAAATTGATCAAGCAGAAATTGATGAGATCAACGGTAAATTAGCGCCTACCACTGGGACCTGTATGGTGATGGGCACTGCCAGTACCATTGCCTGTATGGTTGAGACCGCTGGTTTGAGTTTGCCTGGCACAGCCGCTGCTCCAGCAGTCACTGCAGAACGCTTTCGTTTATCGGAGCTCACCGGCCGCAGAGCGGTTGAGCTGGGTAAAACGGCGAGCGAGGGTCGCTTCTCGCCCCGCACCATCTTAAGTCCCGAAGCGTTGACGAATGCGCTTGTGGTTCTGCATGCGATCGGCGGTTCAACTAATGCGTTGATTCATTTCACGGCGATCGCAGCACGTCTGGGAATCAAACTGGATTTGGAGCGCTTTGATCGCCTGGGTCGAAATATTCCAGTCTTGGTGGATTTAAAGCCTAGTGGTTCGCACTATATGGAGCACTTATACGAAGACGGCGGCTTGATGGGTGTCTTGCGAGAGTTAAAACCCCATTTGTACCTCGATTGCCTAACGGTATCTGGCAGAACATTGGGTGAGGAGATTGACGCCGCAAAAGTTACCAAAGCCCGCAAAGTAATCCGGATTGCGAGTGAACCAATCTACCCTGTCGGTGGCTTGGCTGTTTTGAAAGGTAATTTAGCACCACGTGGGGCGGTAATTAAGCATTCCGCAGCTAGCCCCAATTTGCTAAAGCACCGCGGTCGGGCGGTCGTGTTTAAGTCCCTCGAGGATTTGGCTTTGCGCGTGGATAGTCCAGATCTGGACGTCATGGCAGAGGACATCTTGGTCTTACAAAATGCTGGCCCCAAAGGTGCGCCGGGTATGCCTGAAGCGGGTTATTTGCCGATCCCCAAAAAACTCGCTCAAGCTGGCGTTAAGGATATGGTTCGGATCTCCGATGCCCGTATGAGCGGCACCGCCTTTGGCACGATTGTCCTGCACGTTACTCCAGAGTCAGCCGAGAACGGACCACTTGCCATCGTTCAAGATGGCGACATGATTACGCTAGATGTTGAAAAACGGCTATTGCAATTAGAGCTCGATGATGCAGAAATTGCGCGTCGAATCGCCGCTCTTGAAACGCCAGCGAAGCGCTTGAATATCCCAAAAACGGGCTATCGTCATCTCTATCAAACGACGGTTACGCAAGCGGATGTCGGGTGTGATTTTGACTTTATGGTTCCCGCTGCACACGGCGTGGTTCCACTACTAAAGGGAAATTGA
- a CDS encoding 3-hydroxyacyl-CoA dehydrogenase family protein, whose product MLFNPAETKVLIVGGGTMGADVALVCARGGCATQVFEASAERRAVLPNYFETKLQEIAYPQRLHLLSVVDSLNHFDWSEIDLVIECVPEKLEVKQDLFAQLEQVVNPETVLASNSSSFPISEIAKGLKSPARMIGLHFFMPAHLVPCVEVIYGEKTSRLVAESLSRLMTACGMVPVTVKKDLPGFLANRLQHALSREAFDLIDAGIVTPEDIDKAVRFGFGFRYLAAGPVLQRDHAGVEIHAAAGASIYPSLNNKGEIAQCLKEKVDSGNLGMKTGQGFYSWDADAIKAERQRYDDLLRAGLKLLQKELPEIK is encoded by the coding sequence ATGTTATTTAATCCAGCCGAGACTAAAGTTTTAATTGTGGGTGGCGGAACCATGGGGGCCGATGTTGCTCTGGTCTGTGCTCGCGGAGGGTGCGCAACCCAAGTATTTGAAGCAAGCGCTGAACGCCGCGCTGTGCTGCCCAATTATTTTGAGACTAAATTACAAGAAATTGCTTATCCACAACGGCTGCACTTACTGTCAGTGGTTGATTCGCTCAACCATTTTGATTGGTCCGAAATTGATTTAGTGATTGAGTGCGTTCCAGAAAAGCTTGAAGTTAAGCAGGATTTATTTGCCCAACTCGAGCAGGTAGTTAATCCTGAAACCGTTCTAGCAAGCAATAGTTCTAGTTTTCCCATTAGTGAAATTGCCAAAGGTTTAAAAAGTCCTGCTCGTATGATTGGCCTGCATTTTTTTATGCCCGCACATTTAGTTCCCTGTGTAGAGGTGATCTATGGTGAAAAAACCTCGCGTTTGGTGGCAGAGAGTTTGAGTCGTTTAATGACCGCGTGTGGCATGGTTCCGGTAACGGTTAAAAAGGACTTGCCCGGCTTTTTGGCCAATCGGCTGCAACATGCACTTTCGCGTGAAGCCTTTGATCTTATTGATGCAGGGATTGTGACTCCTGAAGATATTGATAAAGCAGTGCGCTTTGGTTTCGGGTTCCGTTACTTGGCGGCCGGCCCAGTATTGCAGCGTGATCATGCCGGCGTTGAGATTCATGCGGCAGCTGGAGCTAGTATCTATCCCTCGCTCAATAATAAGGGCGAGATTGCACAATGCCTGAAAGAAAAAGTCGACTCCGGAAATCTCGGAATGAAAACAGGTCAAGGGTTTTATTCCTGGGATGCCGATGCGATCAAAGCTGAGCGCCAGCGTTACGATGATTTACTGCGTGCCGGATTGAAGCTCTTGCAAAAAGAACTTCCTGAAATCAAATAA
- a CDS encoding cytochrome b/b6 domain-containing protein — translation MSTLVRVWDLPTRLFHWALAICMVLGIVFVKIGGNAIQWHAYCGYTALALILFRVIWGFVGSWHARFANFIPSPSKLIAFLRGQVDGGLGHNPLGALSVIALLTVILIQALTGLFADDDIFFQGPLAKYVSNSTVALLTSIHRFNQYLIFALVGLHIAAISYYYFVKRENLVRPMVTGDKSIATKSPLAVEIDSFRQRMIALAVFLLISLGLYILIA, via the coding sequence GTGAGCACGCTGGTTCGCGTTTGGGATTTGCCAACTCGCCTATTTCATTGGGCTTTGGCGATCTGCATGGTGCTCGGTATCGTGTTTGTCAAAATCGGTGGCAATGCCATTCAGTGGCATGCTTATTGTGGATATACAGCGCTTGCGCTGATCTTATTTCGGGTGATTTGGGGTTTTGTGGGCTCATGGCATGCACGTTTTGCCAATTTCATTCCCAGTCCATCAAAGCTGATCGCCTTCCTTCGAGGTCAGGTCGATGGCGGTCTTGGCCATAACCCACTTGGCGCGCTCTCGGTGATTGCCTTACTAACCGTGATTTTGATTCAGGCTCTGACAGGCCTGTTTGCCGATGATGATATTTTTTTCCAGGGACCACTTGCAAAATATGTATCAAATAGTACGGTTGCACTACTCACTAGTATTCATCGCTTCAATCAATACCTGATCTTTGCATTGGTCGGGCTGCATATTGCCGCAATCTCGTACTACTATTTTGTTAAGCGAGAAAATTTAGTCCGACCCATGGTCACAGGGGACAAATCAATTGCAACTAAATCACCGTTAGCGGTAGAGATTGATTCGTTTCGCCAGCGCATGATCGCGCTGGCAGTGTTCTTGCTAATTAGCCTCGGCCTATATATTTTGATCGCCTGA